From Granulicella sp. WH15, the proteins below share one genomic window:
- a CDS encoding AsmA family protein, whose protein sequence is MNRHEVAAEPTPAEPYAYAEQHEAQVPEDLLGDGTWLRRIIVVLSILVALGLMVVLPPLVNVSRYRRQISTSISASLGRPVHLDSVTLNVLPLPGFTLNNFVVTEDPAFGTEPVIRANTVRATLRISSLWRRHVEFSTISLTEPSVNLVHLPDGRWNLESILLQASRMPVAPTAQKGAGQTQRFPYIEATDARVNLKQGDEKVPFALTEAEFALWLSEPEHWQLRLEAHPARTDTSVSDTGVLRVEGTLGRAATRAGVPVNLTAEWSAVPLGSVSLIALGRDLGMRGEMTLTASARGTVGEHVASTRVQLTGLRRSDFVPDHSLDVDVRCSATATKMMHSLQGIRCNWPTADKTGGVVLTGDLPDLRQVATASGELKVKAVPASTLLAGLHVASTRVPRDLTLSGVLDGSATMPQAGELAGSFVVKDAKLALGKTIYVKSDLVAKIAGEHAELQPVAIDLGGREPATLTGAADRQGFEIGLRGTASPTALEVFGAVLPQAGTLPVGGTATIDDRVRRGWRQGSPWTLVTPVKPKAKGHRHRR, encoded by the coding sequence ATGAATCGCCACGAAGTAGCGGCGGAGCCGACCCCGGCTGAACCGTACGCATATGCGGAGCAGCACGAGGCCCAGGTTCCCGAGGACCTGCTGGGCGACGGCACTTGGCTGCGCCGGATCATCGTCGTGCTCTCCATCCTGGTGGCGCTGGGTCTGATGGTGGTGCTGCCCCCGCTGGTGAACGTGAGCCGCTACCGGCGGCAGATCTCGACCAGCATCAGCGCCAGCCTGGGGCGGCCTGTGCACCTCGATTCGGTGACGCTGAACGTGCTGCCGCTGCCCGGCTTTACCCTGAATAATTTTGTAGTGACGGAAGACCCAGCCTTCGGCACCGAGCCGGTCATCCGCGCCAACACCGTGCGGGCGACGCTGCGCATCAGCTCGCTGTGGCGGCGGCATGTGGAGTTCTCGACCATCTCGCTGACCGAGCCGAGCGTCAACCTGGTCCACCTGCCGGATGGCCGCTGGAACCTCGAGAGCATCCTGTTGCAGGCGTCGCGGATGCCCGTGGCCCCCACCGCCCAGAAGGGTGCCGGGCAGACGCAACGGTTTCCGTACATCGAGGCGACTGACGCCCGTGTGAACCTGAAGCAGGGCGACGAGAAGGTGCCCTTTGCCCTGACCGAGGCGGAGTTCGCGCTGTGGCTCTCGGAGCCGGAGCACTGGCAACTGCGGCTGGAGGCTCACCCGGCGCGCACGGATACCAGCGTCTCCGACACCGGCGTGTTGCGGGTGGAGGGCACGCTGGGACGCGCGGCCACCAGGGCGGGCGTGCCGGTAAACCTGACGGCGGAGTGGAGCGCGGTGCCGCTGGGGTCGGTGAGCCTGATCGCGCTGGGACGCGACCTGGGAATGCGTGGCGAGATGACCTTGACGGCCAGCGCTCGCGGAACGGTGGGCGAGCACGTGGCTAGCACCCGGGTGCAGTTGACCGGGCTGCGGCGGTCGGACTTTGTGCCGGACCACTCGCTGGACGTGGATGTGCGCTGCTCGGCGACGGCAACAAAGATGATGCACTCGTTGCAAGGGATACGTTGCAATTGGCCGACCGCGGATAAGACCGGCGGGGTGGTTTTAACCGGCGACCTGCCGGATCTGCGGCAGGTCGCCACTGCCTCCGGGGAGCTGAAGGTGAAGGCTGTACCGGCCTCGACCCTGCTGGCCGGGCTGCATGTGGCAAGCACGCGGGTACCGCGGGATCTGACGCTCAGCGGAGTGCTGGACGGCTCGGCGACCATGCCTCAGGCGGGCGAGCTGGCTGGATCGTTTGTCGTGAAGGACGCCAAACTGGCTTTGGGCAAAACGATCTATGTGAAGAGTGACCTGGTGGCCAAGATCGCGGGCGAGCACGCGGAGCTGCAACCTGTTGCCATCGACCTGGGGGGGCGGGAACCGGCCACGCTGACCGGGGCGGCGGATAGACAGGGGTTTGAGATCGGCCTTCGCGGGACGGCGTCGCCCACTGCCCTGGAGGTGTTTGGAGCGGTGCTTCCGCAGGCGGGCACGCTGCCTGTGGGCGGCACGGCGACGATTGACGACCGGGTGCGCCGGGGTTGGAGGCAGGGTAGCCCCTGGACTCTGGTGACGCCGGTCAAGCCAAAGGCCAAGGGCCATCGGCACCGCCGTTAG
- the lepB gene encoding signal peptidase I, which produces MPVNEPEETAAEQPAETETLLESIASICTILAMGLFAMSFVFQNFEIPSGSMMDTLLIGDHVLVDRVTLAPETKWAKFMHYRDIKRGDIIVFLKPGEPDLFLVKRAIGIPGDHIHLRHGVVYLNGVAQNEPQARQVQDDSDPQDAYTPFRDDFPSIPASPDQGATESWSVDMPNYVQGDDIVVPPGRVFAMGDNRTHSLDGRYWGFVPRENIVGRPLFVYWSFETPADQIDKQTVGERVGFFGHTMLHIFDETRWKRTLHLIR; this is translated from the coding sequence TTGCCGGTAAACGAGCCGGAGGAGACCGCAGCCGAGCAACCGGCAGAGACCGAAACCCTGCTGGAGTCGATCGCGTCCATCTGCACCATCCTGGCGATGGGCCTCTTCGCCATGTCGTTCGTCTTCCAGAACTTCGAGATCCCCTCCGGGTCGATGATGGATACGCTGCTCATCGGCGACCACGTGCTGGTCGACCGGGTGACCCTGGCCCCCGAGACCAAGTGGGCCAAGTTCATGCACTACCGCGACATCAAGCGCGGCGACATCATCGTCTTTCTGAAGCCGGGTGAGCCGGACCTCTTCCTGGTCAAGCGCGCCATCGGGATTCCCGGCGATCACATCCACCTGCGCCACGGCGTCGTGTACCTGAACGGCGTCGCCCAGAACGAGCCGCAGGCCCGGCAGGTGCAGGACGACTCCGACCCGCAGGACGCCTACACGCCCTTCCGCGACGACTTCCCCTCCATCCCCGCCTCGCCCGACCAGGGCGCGACCGAGAGCTGGTCGGTGGACATGCCGAACTATGTGCAGGGCGACGATATCGTGGTGCCGCCGGGGCGCGTCTTCGCCATGGGCGACAACCGCACCCACAGCCTCGACGGGCGCTACTGGGGCTTCGTGCCGCGTGAAAATATCGTGGGACGGCCGCTCTTCGTGTACTGGTCGTTCGAGACTCCGGCGGACCAGATCGACAAACAGACGGTTGGGGAGCGGGTCGGATTCTTCGGGCACACGATGCTGCATATCTTCGACGAGACGCGGTGGAAGCGAACACTGCATCTGATCCGGTAA
- the lepB gene encoding signal peptidase I, with the protein MMEAPIAGEGQPVQHGATHHRHQQPEGVLPVVQSLLYILIVALFVMTFTVQPFRIPSESMEPTLLVGDFLLVDREAIGGSAGWLLPPNTISRRDVVVFHFPLDANVHLVKRVIGMPGDRLHLRDGQVYINGKPLAESYAVYRETGPDAYRDNFPRLQNANPAVNSDWWIRMRTLVRDGELTVPPDSYFVMGDNRNNSEDSRYWGLVPRSAVVGKPIVIYFSLRERSRDQPDKSRGVARWDRMFRIVR; encoded by the coding sequence ATGATGGAGGCTCCCATTGCAGGGGAGGGCCAGCCGGTCCAGCATGGGGCGACGCATCACCGTCATCAGCAGCCGGAGGGCGTGCTGCCCGTCGTGCAGTCGCTGCTGTACATCCTCATCGTCGCGCTGTTTGTGATGACGTTCACGGTGCAGCCCTTCCGCATCCCCTCCGAGAGCATGGAGCCGACGCTGCTGGTGGGGGATTTCCTGCTGGTGGACCGCGAGGCCATCGGCGGCTCTGCCGGGTGGCTGCTGCCGCCGAACACCATCTCGCGGCGAGACGTGGTGGTCTTCCACTTCCCGCTGGATGCGAATGTGCATCTGGTGAAGCGGGTGATCGGGATGCCGGGCGACCGGCTGCACCTGCGCGATGGGCAGGTTTACATCAACGGCAAGCCACTCGCAGAGAGCTACGCGGTCTACCGGGAGACCGGGCCGGATGCCTACCGAGATAACTTTCCGAGGCTCCAGAACGCCAACCCGGCGGTCAACTCGGACTGGTGGATACGGATGCGGACGCTGGTGCGGGACGGCGAGCTGACGGTGCCTCCCGATAGCTACTTTGTGATGGGCGACAACCGCAACAACAGCGAGGACAGCCGCTACTGGGGGCTGGTGCCGCGCTCGGCTGTGGTGGGTAAGCCGATCGTTATTTATTTCTCCCTGCGGGAGCGGAGCCGCGACCAGCCGGATAAGAGCCGGGGTGTCGCTCGCTGGGATCGGATGTTTCGGATCGTGCGTTGA
- the rnc gene encoding ribonuclease III, translating to MTKRRTKSSTKVSAPALAEVESVLGHHFARPELLELALTHRSYVYDLEGHDPRNPEATDPGTLASLADPGRDNEQLEFVGDAVLGLLVAESLCRRFPGSREGELTRMRASVVSRKHLGEVGKRLEIGNWLRLGRTLEANDGRNNAVIFSNAVEAVIAALYLDGGIEVARRFVEEAVVENAAPRLAESLVRGDRFSGAVGDHKSALQEYLQGAGMGQPRYRLLKESGPAHRLVFRVEVRADGMDEALAEAEGPSKKEAQKEAARLAFEKLQKKDAAGAGR from the coding sequence ATGACGAAGCGCCGGACGAAATCGTCCACGAAAGTATCTGCTCCTGCGTTGGCCGAGGTGGAATCGGTGCTGGGGCACCATTTCGCACGCCCCGAGCTGCTGGAGCTGGCGCTGACGCACCGATCCTATGTCTATGATTTAGAAGGGCATGATCCACGAAACCCCGAAGCCACCGATCCCGGCACACTGGCCAGCCTGGCCGATCCCGGCCGGGATAACGAGCAGCTCGAGTTCGTCGGCGACGCCGTGCTGGGCCTGCTGGTGGCTGAGTCGCTCTGCCGCCGGTTTCCCGGCTCGCGCGAGGGTGAGCTGACCCGGATGCGAGCCTCGGTCGTCAGCCGCAAGCACCTGGGCGAGGTAGGCAAACGCCTTGAAATTGGCAACTGGCTACGGCTGGGACGGACCCTCGAGGCCAATGACGGACGCAACAATGCAGTGATCTTCTCGAACGCCGTCGAAGCGGTGATCGCGGCTTTGTATCTTGATGGCGGGATTGAGGTTGCGCGGCGCTTCGTGGAAGAGGCCGTCGTCGAGAACGCCGCGCCCCGGCTGGCGGAATCGCTGGTGCGGGGCGACCGTTTCAGCGGCGCGGTGGGCGATCACAAGTCCGCGTTGCAGGAGTATCTGCAGGGTGCGGGGATGGGTCAGCCGCGCTATCGCCTGCTGAAGGAGTCCGGCCCGGCGCACCGGCTGGTCTTCCGGGTAGAGGTGAGGGCGGACGGCATGGACGAGGCGCTGGCCGAGGCCGAGGGGCCCAGCAAAAAAGAGGCGCAGAAGGAAGCCGCGCGGCTGGCGTTTGAGAAGCTGCAAAAGAAAGACGCGGCCGGAGCCGGTCGATGA